A window of Euwallacea fornicatus isolate EFF26 chromosome 25, ASM4011564v1, whole genome shotgun sequence contains these coding sequences:
- the LOC136346867 gene encoding sialin-like produces MTVNQNDLLKDGKVVLPSKWLFWKHRRYIVALMAFFGFFNAYTLRGNLSIAIVAMTSNGSKTLENGTIISTEPEFDWSSETRGYILSSFFYGYITTQLLGGYFAKKYGGKIIFGTGIFVTGALTVITPWLADANVYLLLAARIIEGVFEGVTYPSMLGIWSKWAPPLERTGLSMMSTAGSYFGTVITMPLSAMLAEAFGWRYIFYCFGSLAILWYALWLVIVASSPAQDSRISEAERQYIESSLEGLISKKDDEVTIPWTSIASSKAVWAICMSNFCENWGFYTFLTQLPTYLKDIYNFSLGTSGFLSGLPYLAMGFMVPISGQMADFCLSRGYLTVTKCRKIWNFLGFFAQACFLMAVAFVSGEIASVICLTFAVGIGGFAFAAYCVNPLDIAPQYASIILGISNTLGTVPGIISPILTGYIVSNEPSVEEWQIVFFIAAGLYLFGAFFYLTCSSGEVQQWAKQKGSN; encoded by the exons AAAAGTCGTTCTACCCTCAAAATGGCTGTTCTGGAAACACCGGCGTTACATAGTAGCACTAATGgctttttttggatttttcaacGCTTACACTCTCAGGGGAAACTTGAGCATTGCCATTGTTGCGATGACCTCTAATGGGTCTAAAACTTTGGAGAATGGCACAATCATCAGCACA GAACCAGAGTTCGACTGGTCCAGTGAGACGCGAGGTTACATACTCAGTTCCTTCTTTTATGGATACATTACCACTCAGCTATTAGGAGGCTATTTCGCTAAGAAATACGGggggaaaatcatttttgggaCCGGAATTTTCGTAACTGGTGCCCTCACCGTGATCACCCCTTGGTTGGCCGACGCCAATGTGTATCTGCTGCTCGCTGCCAGGATTATTGAGGGAGTATTTGag GGCGTCACGTATCCCAGCATGTTGGGCATATGGTCAAAATGGGCTCCTCCCTTGGAGCGCACTGGCCTCTCTATGATGTCTACTGCAGGAAGTTACTTTGGAACAGTTATTACAATGCCACTTAGTGCAATGCTCGCAGAAGCATTTGGATGgagatacatattttattgctttg ggTCGTTGGCAATTCTATGGTATGCTCTATGGTTGGTCATAGTGGCCAGTTCTCCAGCTCAAGATAGTAGAATCTCCGAAGCCGAACGTCAATATATCGAATCGTCATTGGAAGGATTAATCAGTAAGAAAGATGACGAAGTGACAATACCGTGGACATCTATCGCGAGTTCAAAGGCTGTATGGGCAATTTGCATGTCGAACTTTTGCGAAAATTGGGGGTTTTACACCTTCTTAACACAGCTTCCCACATACTTAAAAG ACATTTATAATTTCTCATTGGGAACCTCAGGATTTCTGTCGGGTCTCCCCTACTTGGCAATGGGATTCATGGTTCCAATCTCCGGTCAAATGGCAGATTTTTGTCTTTCCAGGGGTTACCTCACGGTCACCAAATGTCGGAAAATTTGGAACTTCCTAGGGTTTTTCGCCCAGGCCTGTTTTCTCATGGCAGTGGCGTTCGTTTCTGGCGAAATTGCATCGGTGATATGTTTAACTTTTGCTGTTGGTATTGGCGGATTCGCATTTGCGGCTTATTG TGTGAATCCTCTGGATATAGCTCCACAATATGCAAGCATAATATTAGGAATTAGTAACACACTGGGAACCGTCCCTGGTATAATTAGCCCAATTTTAACGGGATACATTGTTTCAAACGAACCG TCAGTTGAAGAATGGCAAATAGTCTTCTTCATAGCAGCGGGTTTGTATTTATTTGGAGCTTTCTTCTATCTCACTTGTTCTTCGGGCGAGGTGCAACAATGGGCAAAGCAGAAAGGGAGTAATTAG